Proteins encoded within one genomic window of Edaphobacter lichenicola:
- a CDS encoding polysaccharide deacetylase family protein: MTQTQIATTALLTAATTAAGVLTYAALSAQSQLFGKLLIASDNPNQIALTYDDGPNDIVTERLLEVLARHQTRATFFLIGRYVEQRPAIARAIATAGHLIGNHTMTHPWLAWQSPARIREELTRCSAAIEDSLGIPVRYFRAPHGARRPAVLRIAHELGLTPVQWNILPGDWLSLPAREIADRTLRGILRNQRQNRSSNIVLHDGGQAGLGQPRLPSVEATSLILQHYRNQKEISFVTVDSWT, translated from the coding sequence ATGACACAAACTCAAATAGCCACCACCGCCCTTCTCACCGCGGCCACCACCGCCGCAGGAGTCCTCACCTACGCCGCTCTCTCGGCTCAGTCTCAACTCTTCGGCAAGCTTCTCATCGCCAGCGATAATCCCAACCAGATCGCCCTCACCTACGATGACGGCCCCAACGACATCGTCACCGAACGCCTCCTCGAAGTCCTCGCCCGCCATCAAACCCGCGCAACCTTCTTCCTCATCGGCCGTTATGTCGAGCAGCGCCCCGCCATCGCCCGCGCCATCGCCACCGCAGGACATCTCATCGGCAACCACACCATGACCCATCCCTGGCTGGCCTGGCAGTCGCCCGCCCGCATCCGCGAAGAGCTCACGCGCTGCAGCGCCGCCATCGAAGACTCACTCGGCATCCCTGTCCGCTACTTCCGCGCCCCCCACGGCGCCCGCCGCCCCGCAGTCCTCCGCATCGCCCACGAGCTCGGCCTCACCCCGGTCCAGTGGAACATCCTCCCGGGCGATTGGCTGTCCCTCCCCGCCCGCGAGATCGCAGACCGAACGCTCCGTGGAATTCTCCGCAACCAACGCCAAAACCGTTCATCCAATATCGTGCTGCACGACGGCGGACAGGCAGGTCTCGGCCAGCCGCGTCTGCCCAGCGTCGAAGCCACATCCCTGATTCTTCAGCACTACAGAAACCAAAAAGAAATCAGCTTCGTCACAGTAGATTCCTGGACATAG
- a CDS encoding MFS transporter, whose amino-acid sequence MSTTANPAAAQQNPVLDPELPAPLSMGDVLRVPMMRRLWYAQIISVFGDFLALFAVINVLTFKLHATAQQVTGVQIAYMLPIAVLGILAGVFVDRWPLKRTMVSSDSIRAALCLLLIFATQIWHFYAILAAISVISSFFGPAQGVAIRSAVPLHGLRSANALMQQVMFGMRIVGPAIAGLMVSYLGSVSCYAFDSASFVGSALLIASVSFLTAPTAKAAAAAPDAQSTSAIGKVWLDMKQGINFIVHHAGLLFVILAMAAGMFVIGCFGPLIAIYVRDSLHASTKSFAIASAMIGLGMLVGINGLNTFGKNLKDTLLVYSGLCGIAAGLVILTLLPHLWSTILGNLIIGFSVAGIVVPSQTLFQKATPPELMGRVGSTFMSIVFTAQISGLVLSGILTQHMGVRKVFALCAAMLVVLMAAGKIWMEPKPAVTQPA is encoded by the coding sequence ATGAGCACAACCGCCAATCCGGCCGCGGCCCAGCAGAATCCCGTCCTCGATCCCGAACTCCCAGCACCGTTATCGATGGGCGATGTCCTGCGCGTCCCCATGATGCGCCGCCTCTGGTACGCCCAGATCATCTCAGTCTTCGGCGACTTCCTCGCCCTCTTCGCCGTCATCAACGTCCTCACCTTCAAGCTCCATGCCACCGCCCAGCAGGTCACCGGCGTGCAGATCGCCTACATGCTCCCCATCGCGGTCCTAGGCATCCTCGCCGGAGTCTTCGTCGACCGCTGGCCCCTCAAGCGCACCATGGTCTCAAGCGACTCCATCCGCGCGGCCCTCTGCCTCCTTCTCATCTTCGCCACGCAGATCTGGCACTTCTACGCGATCCTCGCCGCCATCAGCGTCATCTCCAGCTTCTTCGGCCCCGCGCAGGGTGTCGCCATCCGCTCCGCAGTCCCACTGCACGGCCTGCGCTCCGCAAACGCACTCATGCAGCAGGTCATGTTCGGGATGCGAATTGTAGGCCCCGCCATCGCCGGCCTCATGGTCTCCTACCTCGGCTCCGTCAGCTGCTACGCCTTCGACTCGGCCAGCTTCGTAGGCTCCGCGCTACTGATCGCCTCCGTCTCCTTCCTGACCGCGCCAACCGCAAAAGCTGCCGCAGCAGCACCCGATGCCCAAAGCACCTCCGCCATCGGCAAAGTGTGGCTCGACATGAAGCAGGGCATCAACTTCATCGTGCACCACGCCGGCCTCTTGTTTGTCATTCTGGCGATGGCCGCAGGCATGTTCGTCATCGGCTGCTTCGGTCCGCTGATCGCCATCTACGTCCGCGACTCGCTCCACGCATCAACAAAATCCTTTGCCATCGCCTCAGCGATGATCGGCCTCGGCATGCTGGTCGGCATCAACGGCCTCAACACCTTCGGCAAAAATCTGAAGGACACACTCCTCGTCTACTCCGGTCTCTGCGGCATCGCAGCGGGTCTTGTGATTCTCACCCTGCTTCCCCACCTCTGGTCGACGATCCTCGGCAACCTGATCATCGGCTTCTCCGTAGCAGGAATCGTAGTCCCCTCTCAGACGCTCTTTCAGAAGGCGACCCCGCCGGAACTCATGGGCCGAGTCGGCTCCACCTTCATGTCGATCGTCTTCACCGCCCAGATCTCCGGCCTTGTCCTCTCCGGCATCCTCACCCAGCACATGGGCGTACGGAAGGTCTTCGCCCTCTGCGCCGCCATGCTCGTCGTCCTGATGGCAGCAGGCAAAATCTGGATGGAGCCAAAACCCGCAGTCACACAGCCTGCCTGA
- a CDS encoding NHL repeat-containing protein has product MRVVPAVVLCVPLTSLLFLLTGCSSSPSAATPPPTPTPGNSLTVSGSVHHGQMPISGAHVYLFAANTTGYGQSSVSLLDASLTGASDSIGAYVTTAADGSFSMDSGYSCVANSQVYLYALGGNTGPGVNSASGLMAELGNCHNSGNFNSSAPVIWVNEVSTVAAAYAMAGFAADATHVSSSGTLLARTGIANAFANAANLAAISSGAALATTPAGNGTVPQSTINTLADILGACIGSIGPSSKACSTLLINAPSSGSNGTLPTDTATAAINIAHNPASNVATLYALAAATPLFSPTLTTQPNDFTVGLNFTGSGLSESQRIVIDGSGNAWVINTSSVTEFSSSGSALSGANGFTAGGINNPQGIAIDNNGNAWIANTFGGNVVKLSSSGSVLSGVNGYIGIGGVGNPESIAIDSSGNAWIANFFTTVSELSNSGTAISPVNGFTGGGLNYLRTIAISGPGSVWIVSQASNTVTELSNSGAVLSGPNGYTGGGISEPWEMALDNSGNAWIANGTGNSITKLSSSGSFLSGPTGFTGGGLYSPTGIAIDGAGNAWIANFFGSSVVELSNSGSILSGSKGYTGGGVNPDAIAIDCSGNVWTTNGDSVTEIIGAATPVVTPLVANLMAPYSAPASKP; this is encoded by the coding sequence ATGCGTGTTGTGCCTGCTGTAGTCCTCTGTGTTCCATTGACGAGTTTGCTCTTCCTTCTCACTGGCTGCTCGTCAAGCCCCAGCGCCGCGACACCTCCACCCACACCCACCCCAGGCAATAGCCTCACGGTCAGCGGCAGCGTTCACCATGGCCAAATGCCCATCTCCGGCGCCCATGTTTATCTCTTCGCAGCCAACACCACCGGCTACGGCCAGTCCTCTGTCTCACTGCTCGACGCTTCCTTAACCGGTGCCTCCGATTCCATTGGCGCATACGTCACGACTGCTGCTGACGGCAGCTTTTCAATGGACAGTGGCTATTCTTGCGTCGCCAACTCGCAGGTCTATCTTTACGCTCTGGGCGGCAATACGGGACCGGGTGTGAATTCTGCCTCTGGACTCATGGCTGAACTCGGCAACTGCCACAACTCCGGCAACTTCAACAGCTCTGCGCCAGTCATCTGGGTTAACGAGGTCTCCACTGTCGCCGCAGCCTACGCCATGGCTGGCTTCGCGGCGGACGCCACTCACGTCTCCAGTTCCGGCACCTTGCTTGCCCGCACGGGCATTGCAAACGCCTTTGCCAACGCGGCTAATCTCGCCGCCATCTCCAGCGGTGCAGCACTCGCTACCACACCTGCTGGCAACGGCACGGTCCCGCAGAGCACCATCAACACACTCGCCGATATTCTCGGGGCCTGCATCGGCTCCATCGGTCCGTCATCGAAGGCTTGCAGCACGCTCTTGATAAATGCCCCTTCCAGCGGGTCCAATGGCACTCTGCCGACCGACACCGCAACCGCAGCGATCAATATTGCCCATAACCCAGCCAGCAACGTCGCCACGCTTTACGCGCTGGCTGCGGCAACACCGCTCTTCAGCCCCACCCTGACGACCCAGCCTAATGACTTCACGGTCGGCCTCAACTTCACGGGGAGTGGCCTCTCGGAGTCTCAACGGATTGTTATTGACGGCTCCGGCAACGCCTGGGTCATCAACACGTCGAGCGTCACCGAGTTCTCCAGTTCAGGCTCTGCACTCTCAGGGGCCAATGGATTTACGGCAGGTGGCATCAACAACCCCCAAGGCATCGCCATCGACAATAACGGCAATGCCTGGATCGCTAATACTTTCGGCGGGAACGTCGTTAAACTCTCCAGCTCGGGTTCGGTCCTCTCTGGTGTCAATGGATACATCGGCATTGGTGGCGTAGGTAATCCCGAATCAATAGCTATAGACAGCTCCGGCAATGCCTGGATCGCAAATTTTTTCACTACTGTCAGCGAACTCTCCAACTCGGGCACGGCGATCTCACCAGTCAACGGATTCACAGGCGGCGGCCTGAATTACCTCAGAACTATCGCTATCAGCGGCCCGGGTAGTGTCTGGATTGTGAGTCAGGCCAGCAATACTGTCACCGAACTATCGAATTCAGGCGCCGTACTTTCAGGACCCAATGGCTACACGGGCGGCGGCATCAGTGAGCCCTGGGAGATGGCGCTCGATAACTCGGGAAATGCCTGGATAGCCAACGGCACCGGGAATAGCATCACCAAGCTGTCCAGTTCCGGTTCTTTCCTTTCGGGGCCAACTGGATTCACTGGTGGGGGTCTCTATTCGCCCACTGGCATCGCGATTGATGGCGCCGGGAACGCATGGATCGCGAACTTTTTCGGGAGTAGCGTTGTCGAGCTCTCGAACTCCGGCTCCATTCTGTCGGGGAGCAAAGGCTATACAGGCGGCGGCGTGAATCCGGACGCGATTGCCATCGACTGTTCCGGCAATGTCTGGACCACCAATGGCGATAGTGTAACGGAGATTATCGGCGCCGCCACGCCCGTCGTGACGCCGCTCGTCGCCAACCTAATGGCGCCATACTCGGCTCCAGCCAGCAAGCCCTGA
- a CDS encoding YciI family protein, whose amino-acid sequence MSYGSLSHRKQGRIVKYICLGYIEPGKFEGMTENERNAVFDECFEHNDHLRGNGHLVAEVPLQSPATALTLYWKNGKVVTTDGPYAETKEQLGGLQILEARDLNHAIQLVSQLPGFKYGLGPIEIRPVADLNEMMRESEQRRRKKTAR is encoded by the coding sequence ATGAGCTACGGCTCTCTGAGTCACAGGAAACAGGGAAGAATTGTGAAGTACATCTGTCTGGGATATATCGAGCCAGGAAAATTCGAAGGGATGACCGAGAACGAGCGAAACGCAGTGTTCGACGAATGTTTTGAGCACAACGACCATCTGCGCGGTAACGGACATCTTGTTGCCGAAGTACCTCTTCAGTCTCCGGCGACCGCGTTGACCCTGTACTGGAAAAACGGCAAAGTCGTGACGACCGACGGCCCCTATGCGGAGACCAAGGAACAGCTCGGCGGCCTTCAAATTCTTGAAGCGCGAGACCTCAATCACGCCATTCAGCTTGTCTCGCAGCTTCCAGGATTTAAGTATGGGCTTGGACCGATTGAGATACGGCCGGTTGCGGATTTGAACGAGATGATGAGGGAGAGCGAGCAGCGGCGACGAAAGAAGACGGCACGTTGA